The region GTTGCCGCTGGGAGGTTTGAGCTGGTTAGGCGTTTGCTTGCCGAGGCTGAAGAGTACCTGGCTAGAGGGGATGCCGTCCAGTCTTCTGAGAAGCTTTACAAGGTTGCTGAGGAGTGCGTTAAAGCGCTGTCTGCGAGCTTGGCTCTCCCCGAGGCGAAGGAAGCCGAGGTGAAGGGGAGGTGGACGGTTGCTC is a window of Candidatus Methanomethylicota archaeon DNA encoding:
- a CDS encoding PaREP1 family protein produces the protein MVAAGRFELVRRLLAEAEEYLARGDAVQSSEKLYKVAEECVKALSASLALPEAKEAEVKGRWTVA